A stretch of the Papaver somniferum cultivar HN1 chromosome 6, ASM357369v1, whole genome shotgun sequence genome encodes the following:
- the LOC113287704 gene encoding nucleolar protein 58-like, giving the protein MAKERKRSSSSERNSKDDNEEEEVTPSRRDRKLKEKISKRKNEEEHSSDEDDKSIARDRKKHKSSSRSRSKKKKGNSSGRRKSSIGSKKSSRRKYSDDDSPSDSDDEESDSELSGSESESESSDDDYSSEEESESEDERRRRKRKERKRKERECEKEKRRKRRRDKERKGKRKDSDDGKDRKKNKKKKDKKEGIKGAVTNSWGKYGIIRETDMWNKRPEFSAWLSEVKEVNLETVPNWEEKQLFKQFMEDHNTATFPSKKYYSLDAYHKHQIEKEIKKGTKKVQQERTLFNDEEQRRLEVQQAREKQKQEQVELLKKSMQSGMAQAMKEQGRLREEMAYQYKLGNFEAAAAIQRRLDPDVAM; this is encoded by the exons ATGGCGAAAGAGCGAAAAAGATCTTCATCATCAGAGAGAAACAGcaaagatgataatgaagaagaagaagtaactcCATCAAGGAGAGATcgtaaactaaaagaaaaaatatccaaaaggaaaaacgaagaagaacattcatcagatgaagatgatAAATCAATTGCACGAGatagaaaaaaacataaaagtaGTAGTAGAAGTAGAAGTAAGAAGAAGAAGGGTAATAGTAGTGGTAGAAGGAAATCGAGCATTGGTTCTAAGAAAAGCTCTCGAAGAAAATACAGTGATGATGATtcgccttctgattctgatgacgAGGAATCTGATTCGGAATTATCAGGTTCCGAATCTGAATCAGAAAGTTCGGATGATGATTATTCAtctgaagaagaaagtgagagTGAAGATGAGAGAAGGAGGAGGAAAAGGAAAGAACGGAAGAGAAAAGAGAGAGAGTGTGAGAAggagaaaagaaggaaaagaagaagagacaaagagagaaaaggaaagagGAAAGACAGTGATGATGGAAAAgatcgaaagaaaaacaagaagaagaaagataagaAGGAAGGAATTAAAGGAGCTGTTACAAACTCTTGGGGGAAGTATGGAATTATTAGAGAAACTGATATGTG GAACAAGAGACCGGAGTTTAGTGCTTGGCTTTCAGAAGTGAAAGAG GTGAACCTGGAAACTGTACCTAATTGGGAAGAAAAGCAATTGTTTAAACA atttatggaagatcACAATACAGCTACATTTCCTTCAAAAAA ATATTATAGTCTAGATGCTTATCACAAGCATCAGATAGAAAAAGAAATCAAGAAAGGTACTAAAAAGGTCCAGCAAGAGCGTACATTATTCAATGACGAAGAACAACGTCG GCTAGAGGTGCAGCAAGCGCGTGAAAAACAAAAGCAGGAGCAGGTGGAATTGTTAAAAAAATCTATGCAGAGTGGAATG GCACAAGCAATGAAAGAACAAGGTCGCCTGAGGGAAGAAATGGCTTATCAGTACAAGCTAGGCAACTTCGAG GCTGCTGCTGCAATTCAGAGAAGACTTGATCCTGATGTTGCTATGTGA